In Zobellia roscoffensis, the following are encoded in one genomic region:
- a CDS encoding DUF2911 domain-containing protein, translating to MKKVLFIALMAVAMTFSTDALAQKFSGLDKSPMDMAAYPNDYKVSSKTARIIYSRPQLKGRSLSELAPAGKVWRTGANEAAEITFYSDVDFGGKQIKAGTYSIFTIPSSGEWTVVLNKNLNQWGAYSYDETADVARVTVPSAEDSTSLEEFSIAFKEAGDSFEMVMGWDKTRVAVPITASKM from the coding sequence ATGAAAAAAGTACTTTTTATTGCTTTGATGGCCGTTGCCATGACCTTTTCAACCGATGCATTAGCACAAAAATTTAGCGGGTTGGATAAAAGCCCTATGGATATGGCCGCTTATCCAAACGATTACAAGGTATCCTCAAAAACTGCCCGTATTATTTATAGCCGTCCACAGTTGAAAGGACGTTCGCTTTCTGAACTTGCCCCTGCAGGAAAAGTATGGCGTACTGGTGCTAACGAAGCAGCCGAGATTACTTTTTACTCTGATGTGGATTTTGGAGGAAAACAAATTAAAGCCGGAACTTACTCTATTTTCACTATACCAAGTAGTGGCGAGTGGACCGTTGTTCTTAATAAAAACCTGAACCAATGGGGCGCTTATTCTTATGATGAAACCGCAGATGTTGCCCGTGTTACCGTACCAAGCGCAGAAGATTCTACTTCTCTAGAAGAATTTTCTATTGCCTTTAAAGAAGCTGGAGACAGTTTTGAAATGGTAATGGGATGGGATAAAACAAGAGTTGCGGTACCAATCACAGCTTCAAAAATGTAA
- a CDS encoding NIPSNAP family protein codes for MKNSIQSSFVTLILIFGLVFSVNAQDKEREFYQLKTYTLKDVNQEKVVDTYLKDAYLPALKRIGLENVGVFKLIPKDDIDALKIYVLIPFNSLDQFLKLDHMLAQDKTYISAGASYINAKHDNAPYERISSTLMKAFSEMPTMEASKITSKRKDRVYELRSYESATEAIYQNKVDMFNIGGEVELFESLGFNAVFYAEVISGDRMPNLMYMTTFENMESRDAHWDAFRTAPKWLKLKVDPNYQNNVSKADILLLYPTAYSDY; via the coding sequence ATGAAAAATTCCATCCAAAGTTCTTTCGTTACCCTTATTTTAATTTTCGGTCTAGTGTTTTCCGTGAACGCACAAGATAAAGAACGAGAGTTCTATCAATTAAAAACCTATACCCTAAAGGACGTAAATCAAGAAAAAGTTGTAGATACGTATTTAAAGGACGCCTACCTACCTGCTTTAAAAAGAATTGGACTGGAAAATGTTGGGGTGTTTAAGCTCATTCCTAAAGATGACATTGATGCACTTAAAATATATGTATTGATTCCTTTTAATTCTCTTGACCAATTTTTGAAGCTGGACCATATGCTAGCGCAAGACAAAACTTATATTTCAGCAGGAGCAAGCTACATCAATGCAAAACATGACAATGCTCCGTATGAGCGTATCAGCTCTACCTTAATGAAAGCATTTTCTGAAATGCCTACAATGGAAGCCTCAAAAATTACCAGTAAAAGAAAAGATAGAGTTTACGAGCTACGCAGTTACGAGTCTGCTACTGAAGCAATTTATCAGAATAAAGTGGATATGTTCAATATAGGTGGAGAGGTTGAACTTTTTGAATCCCTAGGCTTTAATGCCGTTTTTTATGCGGAAGTAATATCCGGAGACCGAATGCCCAATTTAATGTACATGACTACTTTTGAAAACATGGAATCTAGAGATGCCCACTGGGATGCCTTTAGAACTGCTCCAAAATGGCTGAAACTAAAAGTTGACCCCAATTACCAAAACAATGTAAGTAAGGCCGATATTCTGTTACTCTACCCTACCGCGTATTCAGATTATTAA
- a CDS encoding NYN domain-containing protein: protein MDLNLAVLIDGDNIPSAYVKEMMEEIAKYGNPTIKRIYGDWTNPRLGKWKNVLLENAITPIQQYGYTQGKNATDSAMIIDAMDILYSGKVNGFCLVSSDSDFTRLATRLREAGMQVFGIGEKKTPNPFIVACDKFIYIEILKKEDEEEEDSPVSNKNAKVAKNNVDRITAKDIRFIASTIDDVADDDGWAFLGDVGSLLQKKQPNFDSRNYGFQKLTPLISSIKSIEVDRREDSKGRKKLVYVKMADMPKSRSTK from the coding sequence ATGGATTTAAATCTTGCAGTACTTATAGATGGTGATAATATTCCATCTGCCTATGTTAAAGAAATGATGGAGGAAATTGCAAAATATGGTAATCCCACCATTAAGCGTATTTATGGAGATTGGACAAACCCTCGTCTTGGTAAGTGGAAAAATGTGCTTCTGGAAAATGCTATAACCCCCATTCAACAATACGGGTATACCCAGGGCAAAAACGCTACGGATTCTGCAATGATTATAGACGCTATGGATATTCTTTATTCAGGTAAGGTAAATGGTTTCTGTCTTGTAAGTAGTGATAGCGATTTTACACGTTTGGCCACACGTCTTCGTGAAGCCGGTATGCAAGTTTTTGGTATTGGAGAGAAAAAGACGCCCAATCCTTTTATTGTAGCCTGTGATAAGTTTATTTACATAGAAATTCTAAAAAAAGAAGACGAGGAGGAAGAAGATAGTCCGGTTAGCAATAAGAACGCAAAAGTTGCCAAAAATAATGTAGATCGGATTACAGCTAAAGATATTAGATTTATCGCCTCTACAATAGATGATGTTGCTGATGATGATGGATGGGCATTTTTGGGTGACGTAGGTAGTCTTTTGCAGAAAAAGCAACCTAATTTTGATTCTAGAAACTACGGTTTTCAGAAATTGACTCCACTTATAAGTTCAATAAAATCAATAGAGGTGGATCGCCGCGAGGATTCAAAAGGACGTAAAAAACTCGTTTACGTTAAAATGGCGGATATGCCAAAATCGCGCTCAACAAAATAA
- a CDS encoding amidohydrolase, translating into MKNILPLLFLILTGCEHLKEKVDLVIVNANVYTVDEEFSKAEAFAVQDGKFIAVGTTEEIRDKYTSDHLVDADGRTITPGLIDAHCHFFGLGLKQQVVDLVGTKSFEEVLERVQAFQNENPKDFVLGEGWDQNDWEVKEYPTRKELDKIFPDTPVALSRVDGHALLVNKAALDLAGIDWRTKVEGGEIVKGAMGITGVLVDNPMDLVYSKIPMPDLDAQVKALKDAERICLNNGLTTVDDAGLNRATIELIDSLQQTGELSIKVYAMVSNIPEDVDYFIYKGPIKTDRLNVRSIKVYGDGALGSRGAALKKPYADKWGHYGAMVTPVDEIEDLARRLAISEYQMNTHAIGDSANAVVLRTYQEVLKDNPNRRWRIEHAQIIDSLDFDYFGNGVIPSVQPTHATSDMYWAEDRLGKDRMSGAYAYKKLLEKAGTLALGTDFPVEQVSPFLTFYAAVTRKDVEGYPEGGFQKQDALSREEALRGMTIWAAYSNFEEEEKGSIEQGKFADFVIYDKDMMTVPAAEIPSIMAEQTFINGKTR; encoded by the coding sequence ATGAAAAATATACTTCCTTTATTATTTTTGATTCTCACGGGTTGTGAACACCTGAAAGAAAAAGTAGACTTGGTAATTGTAAATGCCAATGTGTATACGGTTGACGAAGAATTTTCTAAAGCAGAAGCGTTTGCCGTTCAGGACGGGAAATTTATAGCCGTAGGCACTACTGAGGAAATCAGGGATAAATATACTTCAGACCATTTGGTAGATGCAGATGGGCGTACCATAACCCCAGGTCTTATAGATGCCCACTGTCACTTTTTTGGTTTAGGTCTTAAGCAGCAAGTGGTTGATCTTGTCGGAACCAAAAGCTTTGAAGAAGTTCTGGAGCGTGTTCAAGCTTTTCAAAATGAAAACCCCAAAGATTTTGTACTTGGAGAGGGTTGGGATCAAAATGATTGGGAAGTTAAAGAATATCCAACCCGTAAAGAACTAGATAAAATTTTTCCTGATACTCCCGTGGCTTTAAGTCGCGTAGATGGTCATGCTTTGCTAGTAAATAAGGCTGCATTGGATTTGGCAGGTATTGATTGGCGAACAAAAGTAGAGGGAGGAGAAATTGTAAAAGGTGCAATGGGTATTACCGGAGTACTGGTGGATAACCCAATGGATTTGGTGTATTCCAAAATTCCAATGCCAGATTTAGATGCTCAAGTGAAAGCACTAAAAGATGCCGAAAGAATTTGTTTGAATAATGGATTAACTACCGTTGATGACGCAGGATTAAATCGCGCTACTATAGAGCTTATAGATAGTTTGCAACAAACAGGAGAGCTTTCGATTAAGGTATATGCTATGGTTAGTAATATACCAGAAGACGTAGACTATTTTATCTACAAAGGACCCATAAAAACAGATAGGCTAAATGTTCGTTCTATAAAAGTATACGGAGATGGGGCACTCGGTTCCCGTGGAGCGGCATTAAAAAAACCATATGCTGATAAATGGGGTCATTATGGGGCCATGGTAACACCTGTAGATGAAATTGAAGATTTAGCACGCCGTTTGGCCATTTCCGAATATCAGATGAATACCCATGCTATTGGCGATTCTGCCAATGCAGTAGTACTGAGAACCTATCAAGAGGTATTAAAGGATAACCCAAACCGTAGGTGGAGAATAGAACATGCTCAGATAATTGATTCGTTAGATTTTGATTACTTTGGAAACGGAGTCATACCTTCCGTACAACCTACTCATGCTACTAGTGATATGTATTGGGCCGAAGACCGTTTGGGAAAAGATCGTATGAGTGGGGCGTATGCCTATAAAAAGCTTTTAGAAAAAGCTGGTACGCTTGCTTTGGGTACGGATTTTCCGGTGGAACAGGTAAGTCCGTTTTTAACATTTTATGCGGCCGTAACTAGAAAAGATGTTGAAGGGTATCCTGAAGGTGGTTTTCAAAAGCAAGATGCACTATCCAGGGAAGAAGCATTACGCGGTATGACTATTTGGGCTGCCTATTCTAACTTTGAGGAAGAGGAAAAGGGAAGTATAGAACAAGGGAAGTTCGCAGATTTTGTTATTTATGATAAGGATATGATGACGGTTCCCGCTGCAGAAATTCCTAGTATTATGGCAGAGCAAACCTTTATAAATGGAAAAACAAGGTAG
- the gyrB gene encoding DNA topoisomerase (ATP-hydrolyzing) subunit B, whose amino-acid sequence MSEEANKEENKKQYSADSIQALEGMEHVRMRPSMYIGDVGVRGLHHLVYEVVDNSIDEAMGGHCDNISVVINEDNSITTRDNGRGIPVDLHKKEGISALEVVMTKIGAGGKFDKDSYKVSGGLHGVGVSVVNALSDNLKATVYRDGKIWEQEYERGKAMYPVKSIGETDERGTMVTFHPDDQIFQQTIEYSYETLANRMRELSFLNKGVTISITDRRQKDDDGEFVSETFFSNEGLKEFVKFLDGNREQLIKSVISMEGEKNDIPVEVAMIYNTSYTENLHSYVNNINTHEGGTHLSGFRRGLTSTLKKYADASGMLEKLKFEVQGDDFREGLTAIVSVKVAEPQFEGQTKTKLGNREVSSAVSQAVSEMLTNYLEEHPDDAKIIVQKVILAAQARHAATKAREMVQRKTVMSIGGLPGKLSDCSEQDPAQCEVFLVEGDSAGGTAKMGRDRKFQAILPLRGKILNVEKAMQHKVFENEEIKNIYTALGVTIGTEEDSKALNLEKLRYHKVVIMCDADVDGSHIETLILTFFFRYMRELIESGHVYIATPPLYLVKKGQKKRYAWSDKERDEIADSYSGGVSIQRYKGLGEMNAEQLWDTTMNPEFRTLRQIQIDNATETDRVFSMLMGDEVPPRREFIEKNAVYANIDA is encoded by the coding sequence ATGAGCGAAGAAGCAAATAAAGAAGAAAACAAGAAACAATATTCAGCGGACAGTATCCAGGCCCTTGAAGGTATGGAACACGTGCGTATGCGCCCATCAATGTATATTGGTGATGTGGGCGTTAGAGGTCTTCACCACTTGGTATACGAGGTGGTAGATAACTCTATTGATGAAGCTATGGGTGGGCACTGTGATAATATCAGTGTCGTCATAAATGAAGATAACTCTATTACCACTCGTGATAATGGTAGGGGTATTCCTGTAGATTTACACAAAAAAGAAGGTATTTCTGCTCTTGAGGTAGTAATGACCAAAATTGGAGCCGGTGGTAAGTTTGATAAGGATTCCTATAAGGTATCCGGTGGACTTCACGGTGTTGGTGTTTCTGTAGTGAACGCACTTTCCGATAACCTAAAAGCAACCGTTTATAGAGACGGTAAGATTTGGGAGCAGGAATATGAGCGTGGAAAAGCAATGTATCCTGTTAAGAGTATTGGTGAGACCGATGAGAGAGGTACAATGGTTACTTTTCATCCAGATGACCAGATTTTTCAGCAAACTATAGAATATAGTTACGAAACTTTGGCGAACAGAATGCGTGAGCTTTCGTTCTTGAATAAAGGAGTGACTATTAGTATTACGGATAGAAGACAGAAAGATGATGACGGGGAGTTTGTTTCCGAAACTTTTTTCTCCAATGAAGGTCTTAAAGAATTTGTTAAGTTTCTTGATGGGAACCGTGAGCAGTTGATCAAGAGTGTAATCTCTATGGAAGGCGAGAAAAACGATATTCCGGTTGAGGTTGCCATGATTTATAATACGAGTTATACAGAAAATCTGCATTCGTATGTAAACAATATTAATACGCACGAAGGTGGTACACACCTTTCTGGTTTTAGAAGAGGTCTTACAAGTACTTTAAAAAAATACGCCGATGCCTCTGGAATGCTCGAAAAATTGAAGTTCGAGGTTCAAGGAGATGACTTTAGAGAAGGTCTTACGGCTATTGTTTCGGTAAAAGTGGCCGAACCGCAATTTGAGGGTCAAACTAAAACTAAATTGGGTAACAGGGAAGTTTCATCTGCGGTTTCGCAGGCGGTTTCAGAAATGTTAACTAACTATTTAGAGGAACATCCGGATGATGCCAAGATAATTGTACAGAAAGTAATTCTTGCCGCTCAAGCACGTCATGCAGCTACTAAAGCTCGTGAAATGGTACAGCGTAAGACGGTCATGAGTATTGGTGGTCTTCCTGGTAAATTGTCGGATTGTTCCGAACAAGATCCAGCGCAATGTGAGGTATTCCTTGTTGAGGGTGATTCTGCGGGTGGTACGGCCAAGATGGGTCGTGACCGTAAGTTTCAGGCAATTCTACCTTTACGTGGTAAGATTTTAAACGTTGAAAAAGCCATGCAACATAAGGTTTTTGAAAACGAGGAAATCAAGAATATTTATACTGCTTTGGGAGTTACTATTGGTACCGAGGAAGACAGTAAGGCATTGAATTTAGAAAAGTTACGTTATCACAAAGTAGTTATCATGTGTGATGCCGATGTTGATGGTAGTCACATTGAAACACTTATTCTTACTTTCTTTTTTAGATACATGCGCGAACTGATTGAAAGTGGTCACGTTTATATAGCTACACCACCTTTATATTTGGTTAAAAAAGGGCAGAAAAAGAGATATGCTTGGAGTGATAAAGAGCGCGATGAAATTGCAGATAGTTATAGTGGTGGTGTAAGTATTCAACGATATAAAGGTCTTGGTGAAATGAACGCTGAGCAATTGTGGGATACCACTATGAACCCTGAGTTTAGAACATTGCGTCAAATACAAATAGATAATGCAACCGAAACTGATCGGGTATTCTCTATGTTAATGGGTGATGAAGTTCCTCCAAGAAGAGAATTTATAGAGAAAAATGCTGTTTATGCGAACATTGATGCATAA
- a CDS encoding F0F1 ATP synthase subunit delta: MKVQLVSMVLFMSSVVCFGQEDLKEREKQAAFDPAYSSYSRKKPAYVTLKDGTKLEADIKDVDRKKGQINEIKFIKTDGKKVRVKADEIVDLYMAPSGLEKLNNQGNFMNDATKWGKTDASKYMNKGYTMYTNQMVSLKNKKKEAEYLMQVVNPKYSQFIEVYSDPWAKQTASFGVGGMKLAGGIAKSYYIKKGDEKVLWLTKKDFDEHFESLFMDNDKFKAKYGGEKFKWSLLGVYILDYTEFLLEDTVSNSK; encoded by the coding sequence ATGAAAGTACAATTAGTATCAATGGTATTATTTATGTCCAGCGTTGTTTGTTTTGGACAAGAGGATTTAAAAGAACGTGAAAAACAAGCGGCATTTGACCCTGCTTATTCATCTTATTCTCGAAAAAAACCAGCTTATGTTACCCTTAAAGATGGCACTAAATTAGAAGCGGACATTAAAGATGTGGACCGTAAAAAAGGCCAAATTAATGAAATTAAGTTCATTAAGACAGATGGCAAGAAGGTTCGTGTTAAGGCAGATGAAATAGTAGATTTGTACATGGCTCCTTCTGGATTGGAAAAATTAAATAACCAAGGTAATTTCATGAACGATGCTACTAAATGGGGTAAAACTGATGCCTCTAAGTACATGAACAAGGGGTATACCATGTATACGAACCAAATGGTTTCTTTGAAAAACAAAAAGAAGGAAGCTGAGTATTTAATGCAGGTCGTTAATCCTAAGTATAGTCAGTTTATTGAAGTATATTCAGATCCATGGGCTAAACAAACTGCTAGTTTTGGAGTAGGTGGAATGAAATTAGCAGGAGGTATTGCTAAATCATACTACATTAAGAAAGGTGATGAAAAAGTTTTATGGTTGACTAAAAAAGATTTTGATGAGCATTTTGAATCCTTGTTTATGGACAATGATAAGTTTAAAGCCAAGTACGGTGGGGAAAAGTTCAAATGGAGTTTGTTAGGTGTGTATATATTAGATTACACGGAATTTCTTTTAGAAGATACGGTATCCAACTCTAAGTAA
- a CDS encoding OmpA family protein produces the protein MTKFSIGRILFLLMGMFCSLSLKSQNRVENPSFESYLNCPERLGNFSTDVKGWSTPTEGSTDYFHGCSAQMGTPENFNGSQPADFGQGYAGLYLYAPDDYREYFQTKLLRPLQKGVKYSVSFYVSLAERSDFAIKEFGVLFAKDKLSFPIKKELSKKHLYQQKSNSYNYLEIGYSNFYSDTKDWIPVHTQFVAKGTEQYLIIGNFKSNARTRLFKTKRNAKQGAYYYVDMVEVSEAESDIPKHKIVGSGTESKTFQLDKIHVFQDVLFSFDEAKLLETSKNELAEIYTYLSQNRALHISISGYTDSVGSKKYNRMLSKKRAKAVAEYLIGLGIDKARVVWKGHGGENPIADNTTAEGRKRNRRVEFMISNSTL, from the coding sequence ATGACCAAGTTTTCAATCGGGAGGATTCTTTTTCTTTTAATGGGAATGTTTTGTTCACTCTCTTTGAAATCGCAAAATCGTGTTGAAAATCCAAGTTTTGAATCTTATCTAAATTGCCCTGAGCGCTTGGGTAACTTCAGTACGGACGTAAAAGGTTGGTCAACACCAACAGAAGGTTCAACAGATTACTTTCATGGCTGTAGTGCCCAAATGGGTACACCGGAAAACTTTAATGGCTCACAACCGGCAGACTTCGGTCAGGGTTATGCCGGTCTTTATCTCTACGCGCCAGATGATTATAGGGAATATTTTCAGACCAAATTGCTTCGGCCTTTGCAAAAAGGAGTAAAGTATAGCGTTTCATTTTATGTAAGTTTAGCGGAACGTTCAGACTTTGCCATTAAAGAATTTGGAGTATTGTTTGCCAAGGATAAATTAAGCTTTCCTATTAAAAAGGAACTTTCTAAAAAACACCTCTATCAACAGAAATCCAATTCCTATAATTATTTGGAAATAGGCTATTCAAATTTCTATTCGGATACAAAAGATTGGATACCTGTGCATACCCAATTTGTAGCGAAGGGTACCGAACAATATTTAATTATCGGGAACTTTAAAAGTAATGCCAGAACCCGTCTTTTTAAAACAAAAAGGAATGCCAAGCAGGGAGCCTATTATTATGTGGATATGGTTGAGGTGTCAGAGGCAGAAAGTGACATTCCCAAACACAAAATTGTTGGTTCGGGTACGGAATCAAAAACGTTTCAGTTAGATAAAATTCATGTGTTTCAAGATGTTCTTTTTTCCTTTGATGAAGCCAAATTGTTGGAGACTTCAAAGAATGAACTTGCGGAGATCTATACGTACCTGTCGCAAAATAGAGCGTTGCATATTTCTATTTCTGGATATACGGATTCGGTGGGAAGTAAAAAATACAATCGGATGTTGTCTAAAAAAAGGGCAAAAGCAGTGGCTGAATACTTAATTGGGTTAGGTATAGATAAAGCACGTGTAGTTTGGAAGGGTCACGGAGGAGAAAACCCTATTGCGGATAATACTACGGCCGAAGGAAGAAAGCGAAATAGAAGGGTTGAATTTATGATAAGCAATTCAACCCTTTAG
- the asnB gene encoding asparagine synthase B, producing MCGIVCAFDLKESSDVLRPQLLEMSKKIRHRGPDWSGIYADEKAILAHERLAIVDPASGTQPLFSEDKKLVLAANGEIYNHRELRKQFDGKYNFQTESDCEVILALYKEKGADFLDEMNGIFGFAIYDTENDSYFVARDHMGIIPLYIGWDQNGTFYVASELKALEGTCTKIQLFPPGHYLSSEDGEFKKWYSRDWMEYDAVKENETSIQEIKEALEAAVHRQLMSDVPYGVLLSGGLDSSVTSAIAKKYAQKRIESGDTTDAWWPQLHSFSVGLEGSPDLAAAQKVADHIGTVHHEIKFTIQEGLDAIKDVVYNLETYDITTIRASTPMYLMARVIKSMGIKMVLSGEGADELFGGYLYFHKAPNAQEFHEETVRKLSKLHMYDCLRANKSLASWGIEGRVPFLDKEFMDVAMRINPQDKMINGERMEKWVVRKAFEDMLPESVAWRQKEQFSDGVGYSWIDTLKEVVNTEVSDEQLANAKFRFPLQTPTSKEEFYYRSIFESHFPSDAAALCVPQEASVACSTQIALEWDEAFKNMNDPSGRAVANVHDDAY from the coding sequence ATGTGTGGAATTGTATGTGCATTTGATTTAAAAGAAAGTTCAGATGTTTTAAGACCTCAGTTATTAGAGATGTCTAAGAAAATACGTCACCGTGGTCCGGATTGGAGTGGGATATATGCAGATGAAAAAGCTATTTTGGCGCATGAGCGTCTGGCTATTGTTGACCCAGCTTCCGGTACACAGCCGTTATTTAGTGAAGATAAGAAATTGGTTTTGGCCGCTAATGGCGAAATCTATAACCATAGAGAGTTGCGTAAGCAATTTGACGGAAAATATAATTTTCAGACGGAATCTGATTGTGAAGTTATTTTAGCCCTTTACAAAGAAAAAGGAGCAGATTTCTTAGATGAGATGAACGGTATTTTTGGTTTTGCTATATATGATACCGAGAACGATTCTTATTTTGTGGCACGTGATCATATGGGTATCATTCCATTATATATTGGGTGGGATCAAAACGGAACATTCTATGTGGCTTCAGAATTGAAAGCTTTGGAAGGAACCTGTACTAAAATTCAACTTTTTCCTCCAGGACACTATTTAAGCAGTGAAGACGGGGAGTTCAAAAAATGGTATTCCAGAGATTGGATGGAGTATGATGCCGTTAAGGAAAACGAAACGAGCATTCAAGAAATCAAAGAAGCTTTAGAAGCGGCTGTACACCGTCAGTTAATGTCAGATGTACCTTATGGTGTTTTGCTTTCAGGAGGTTTGGATTCTTCTGTTACATCTGCGATAGCAAAGAAATATGCTCAAAAACGTATAGAATCAGGTGATACTACAGATGCATGGTGGCCTCAGTTGCACTCTTTCTCAGTAGGTCTTGAAGGTTCTCCGGATTTGGCTGCCGCTCAGAAAGTAGCGGATCATATCGGTACGGTGCACCATGAAATTAAATTTACGATTCAAGAAGGTCTAGATGCCATTAAAGATGTGGTGTACAATTTGGAGACGTATGATATTACTACCATTAGAGCTTCCACTCCTATGTATCTTATGGCAAGAGTTATCAAGTCGATGGGTATAAAAATGGTCCTTTCAGGAGAAGGAGCAGATGAGCTTTTTGGCGGCTACCTTTACTTTCACAAAGCACCAAATGCTCAGGAGTTTCATGAAGAGACCGTACGTAAATTAAGCAAACTACATATGTACGATTGCTTACGTGCAAACAAATCCTTAGCATCTTGGGGAATTGAAGGTCGTGTACCGTTCTTGGATAAAGAATTTATGGATGTTGCTATGCGCATCAACCCACAAGATAAAATGATCAATGGGGAGCGTATGGAGAAATGGGTAGTTCGTAAAGCTTTTGAAGATATGTTACCGGAAAGTGTGGCGTGGAGGCAGAAAGAACAGTTTTCTGACGGTGTAGGATACAGCTGGATCGATACTTTAAAAGAAGTTGTAAATACAGAAGTGTCTGATGAGCAATTGGCAAATGCCAAGTTTAGGTTCCCATTACAAACACCAACTTCAAAAGAAGAATTTTATTACCGTTCTATATTTGAATCTCATTTCCCATCAGATGCGGCAGCTTTATGTGTACCGCAAGAGGCATCTGTAGCGTGTAGTACACAGATAGCATTGGAGTGGGATGAAGCGTTCAAAAACATGAACGACCCTTCTGGTAGAGCTGTGGCAAACGTACACGATGATGCTTATTAG